Proteins encoded together in one Asterias rubens chromosome 4, eAstRub1.3, whole genome shotgun sequence window:
- the LOC117289307 gene encoding NADH dehydrogenase [ubiquinone] iron-sulfur protein 6, mitochondrial-like, with protein MAALRNVSRLSLRTQICRFSASQRQLTGITRYLASPEKLTHTGQAFDEGDYRKIRYIDRDKELNEKFAIDLVDEEPPKEVNTNNVWCDGGDPNLGHPKVFINLDIPGPHACGYCGLRYVYTGH; from the exons ATGGCGGCCCTGAGAAATGTTTCCAGACTTTCATTGCGAACTCAAATCTGTCGCTTTTCTGCCAGTCAGCGGCAGTTAACAGGGATAACGAGGTATCTTGCTTCACCGGAAAAACTAACACATACTGGACAG GCATTTGACGAGGGAGATTACAGAAAAATCAGGTACATCGACAGAGACAAGGAA ttgAATGAAAAGTTTGCCATTGATTTGGTCGATGAAGAGCCACCAAAGGAAGTGAACACAAACAACGTCTGGTGCGATGGTGGGGATCCAAACTTGGGTCATCCAAAAGTATTCATCAATCTG GATATACCGGGACCCCATGCATGTGGATACTGTGGTTTAAGATACGTCTACACGGGACACTGA